GGAATTTCTGTACAGCTGTGGTGAGACGTATGGATTTAATTACAAACGAAGCCACGTTAGGGATCTATTATAACGGTGTGAGATTATTTGAAGAAACCTTTATGTACTTAAAATGATTGCAGAGGTTGGATGCCACAGTTGCGCttttttgtgttaatttttcCTGTCCAACAAATGAACCGAAGCTGCTAGAGCTGCCGCTGTCTTTAGGTGGGGATGGCTGAGCATTTCTTGACATTTTTGACTTCAGAATACCATTTTATCACTCCTCAATTAAAAACGACGTTAATACGTAGTGTCTGTGTATGTGCTCGACGTACGTTTGGCGACTTTAGCAAAAGGTGGGGAAGACTTGGGGGGCTCTGGTGGTCCTGGGGCGCCAAAATCACCTCGgaacacaaaatggcggcgccaGGATcgcctcagggctcaaaatggcggcgccagaatcacctcagggctcgcCATGGCGGCCGGGggggtggcgggatcacctcacAGCAAGGGCTTGGGGAGCTGGAGTGagctgagagaagggaacggagctggggatggaggttgaggttggaaatttggggtaatttcttccccaaagggctgcggggtgttggaacaggctgcccagggcagcgctgggggcGCCGTCCCTGGAGGGCttggacagacacagagatgaggttctcggggacGTGTTTGCTGCCAGGGTGGGTTGTGGGTGGActcgaggggcttttccaaGGGCTGATCCACGACCTGCGGGCCGTGTGAGGAACGGCTGACAGAGGCGGGGTTGttcggggaggaggaggaagaggaggaggaggaggcggggaggaggaggaggaggaggaggaagggcagggagggaatCCCGCCCACCCCGCGGAAGCTTTTCCTCTCCCGGCCCGAAGTTTGATCGCAGGGAAGGAGCGGGGGCAGATTTTGGGGTAAGATCGGGGAAAACACAAGCCCgggttttatttctcagccCTGAAACtccgggggaggggggggcggccacgctttttcctccctttttgcCGTTTTTGAATAGTTTTGCACAGTTgtgaggtggtggtggtgtggggtGCGGGCGGGTGTCAGGGTTGGCAGCCCAGGGCTGCGAACCGGGCGGCGTGAGTTGCTCGAGGTGAgtaggggctgcaggggctgaggaAGATGCTCCTTCTTCATCATCGCCCCGGGACGCTGCCCGGCGTCCCCTGCCCTGACCTCGGCTTCTTTGTGGGCTTCCCTGGACGTGCCATCGCCTCCTTTGGCAACCGACTCTTGTACAGGCCGAGCCAAAAACGCCGGGGTGGAAGGAGCGCGCGTGGCCCGTGTCCTGTGTGCCTCCCGGGGCTGGTGTCTCAGCCTCCACGGTGTTCCCAGAGCCGCGATCGTCTTGTCCCTCCCGCCGCAGGAGGACATGACGACGCTGacgcgccggggccgccgcgccgAGGCGGGACGGGGCTCGGACAAGAAGCCGGACGGCGAGGACGAGGCGGCTGCGGACAGGGAGCTGAGCGAGGACGACGCCGACGGCTCCAAAGACATGCGGCTGACGCTGATGgaggaggtgctgctgctggggctgaaggACAAGGAGGTGAGAACGTGGCCCCGGCAGTGCCGCCGCGGGGTCCCCAGCAGGAGAAGGGGTCGTACGAGTTCCTCTGGAGCCTCTTCTGCAAAGCTCAGCGCAAACCGCCTTCATCTGTAGCGTAAGCTGAGCTGTCCAGGCCGCAAACCGTGTCCCGACAGCTCGGCCACGGGGTCGGTCAGAGGCAACGGGTGCCTTATAGAGCCCTAGAATCATTTGGGatggaaaagagctttaaaatcaTGGAGTCCAAgcgttaacccaaccctggccctgagaacctcatctctgtgtattttcaacccctccagggacggtgactccagcactgccctgggcagcctgttccaacgccccacagccctttggggaagaagttctcccaaatttccaacctcaacctccccttgaggccgtttcctctggtcctggcgcttgttcctggggagcagagcccgacccccctggctccaagctcctttcaggcagttcagagagcACAagttctcccctcagctcctgttcttcACTTTGCTAAACACGGATGTGAAAAGCGGCCGGGGCGCTTCTAGGGATGACAGTGGCACAGGAGAACCTTAAACCCGGGGTTTTTAGCTCTGTTTTTTTAGCATTCTTCCCGGCCACCTGCAGAAAAGAGGCGCTGGGGGCGTCAAAGCCGCGGTCGATGGGCCACCTTCTCCTCATctgcttctctgggctgaaatTGAGCCCCTGGGAGGTACCTgaacttttttatttcatttttttttctccgtaGGGCCCCGTTTCTGCTCGGCTCACGCGCAGCCCTGGCTGTGCGAGCGCCAGAGCTCGTACCTGCCCCGTTAACAAACCCGGGGCAGGCCTGGGCTGCGCCGAGCCAGGCAGCGAACAGCAGGAGATGTTCTCTTTGCAGAACGTCACGCAAATCTTTCGGAGCAAATATTTGAGAGCGGGCGGCGCGGTCCGCTTCCCTCCTGCGCTGGGTTTAGTGTCCTCGCTGTGGGTAACGTATTCCTGGGAACGGCCCTGCGGCCTCCGGGAATCCGGGAGAGCACaatagagggaaaataaaacacttttcacactttatttatttttttttccgccCTGCTCTGCCGCATTCCTCCATCCCACAAGGCAGGACAAAGGCAGCGCTCCCAGCCCTTGCGTTTCTCCATCGCTCGTGCTTTGATGATTGGAAGAAACCGCAACAATTTTCGCCAAATCCGACGAGCTCGCAgcataatttcattattttaacttCCAATCTAGCAGGACGTGGCTGCGCGCCCTCCTGGCGTTTCAAACCGGCCTGATTCCAGAAGTTAAAATTAACCCGGGAgcttttgatttgtttgatttCAGACCCTTTATCATTTTCTAGGGGTAAGTTCCAGCCCAATGAATGGAAACGCACGGTCGCCTCCACACCCTTTTCTGGACAACTTGTTCCTAAAGGGTttgtgcaaaacaaaaccagcgTGGAAATcggcagggcaggggtgaaaggttcctttgtctttcttcaCAAGGAAAcgaagaaagcaaataaagatttaaatttcatttatgGTTCTCTGCGCTACGCAAGCTGAGGAACCCGGTGTCCGTATGCGCTGAATAAACACGCGCTGGGGAGAAGATTTTACCTATAGGGACTGTAAAACCTTCCGTGTGGGAGGGCCGTGTGTTCTCAGCCGCTTTTTTCCCTTCGGAAGAGGTTTAAGTTGTTTCGTTGGTGGCTTTTAAACCTTCAGTTTCTGTCCTCTTGGCCGCTGACCCCTctcatcctcttcttcctccatctTCACTTCCCCGGACTGAAAAACCAAGGGACAAGTgataggaccagaggaaacggcctcaagttgcgccaggggaggctgaggttggaaatttgggagaatttcttccccagagggctgtggggcgttggaacaggctgcccagggcagtgctggagtcaccatccctggaggggttgaaaatacccagagatgaggttctcagggacatgggggggttAACgcttggacttgatgattttcAAGCCCTTTTCAAACCCAGACGATCCTGAGAGTCCCTGGTTGCAGCCCCCCCGCAGCAGCGATGTCCTCCTGGTGTCCCCCCGTGGCCAGGACCTCGCCCAGGGAAAGgagtcatttttttctcattcttgcTCTGATTTTTTACGGCCCGGGGTTGGGCGGCTGCGGGTGCAGCAGGACGGGCACGGCCCCTGTTGCGCAATGTTTGCAGGGAGGGGTTGGTCGGAGCTGCCGGATGCTTCTCACCTGgccaggaaaatattttttctcctatttgagagcccagcgcagggacgcgaagatgctgaggggtctggaaaggctgagagagctggggctgttcagcgGGAGAGGAGGAGCTGAGAGGGGCCTGGTTGATGGGAccaatatctcagggtgggtggcAGAGGGTGGACCAGACTCTGCTCAGTGCTGCCCAGCGACAGGCCGAGGGGCgacgggcacagactgaaacacgggAATTTCCACCCGAACGTGAGGAGAAACTTCGGTGCTTTGAGGTGCcggagcctggaccaggctgcccagagcggcttGGAGTCTCCTCTGGGGACATTCGAACCCGCCTGGatgtgaccctgtgtgatctgctccgGTGACCCTGGAccgggggatctccagaggtccctccaACCCCAGCCAGGCCGGGGTCCTGTCAccggggtttgggggctcagcAGAGCTCCTTCTTCATCTTTCTTCACCACTTTCTGCCCGTCCTCTCCCCACCCAGGGCTACACGTCCTTCTGGAACGACTGCATCTCCTCGGGCCTGCGCGGGGGGATCCTCATCGAGCTGGCCCTGCGCGGCCGCATCTGCCTGGAGCCGCTGTccctgaggaagaagaggctgCTGGAGAGGAAGGTGACGCTgacagaggagctggtggctccCAGAGCCTCCGGGGCTCCGGCCGCTGCCGTCCCCTCGGTCCCGCTTGACGCCGCGTTTGCCGCTTTTGTCCCTTCCAGGTGCTCTTGAAGTCGGACGCGCCGACCGGCGACGTCTTGCTGGACGAGACCCTGCGGCACATCAAGGCCACGGAGCCGGCGGAGACGGTGCAGACCTGGATCGAGCTGCTGACGGGTATGGGCCGGGCGGAGACGCCATCTTGGGGCTCCGTCCCTGCAGCCTGTCTCCTCGGCCACAAAGTCACAG
This is a stretch of genomic DNA from Caloenas nicobarica isolate bCalNic1 chromosome 31, bCalNic1.hap1, whole genome shotgun sequence. It encodes these proteins:
- the GOLPH3L gene encoding Golgi phosphoprotein 3-like, with the translated sequence MTTLTRRGRRAEAGRGSDKKPDGEDEAAADRELSEDDADGSKDMRLTLMEEVLLLGLKDKEGYTSFWNDCISSGLRGGILIELALRGRICLEPLSLRKKRLLERKVLLKSDAPTGDVLLDETLRHIKATEPAETVQTWIELLTGETWNPFKLQYQLRNVRERIAKALVEKGILTTEKQNFLLFDMTTHPVSNATEKQRLVRRLQESVLERWVNDPRRMDRRTLALLVLAHSSDVLENIFATLADDKYDVAMNRTKDLLDADPEVEAAKAGGAEMIWAVLAAFNKS